The following are encoded together in the Thermomonas brevis genome:
- the rplW gene encoding 50S ribosomal protein L23 → MSAANLYEVIRAPRVSEKTARLQEVSNQYVFEVAKTATKADVKAAVEKIFDVKVEAVNVVNVKGKSKSFKFRQGRRGDWRKAYVTLADGQAIDVMTASA, encoded by the coding sequence ATGAGCGCCGCAAACCTGTACGAAGTGATCCGTGCGCCGCGCGTGTCCGAAAAGACCGCGCGTCTGCAGGAAGTCTCCAATCAATACGTCTTTGAAGTTGCGAAGACCGCCACCAAGGCCGACGTGAAGGCCGCGGTGGAGAAGATCTTCGACGTCAAGGTCGAGGCGGTCAACGTGGTGAACGTGAAGGGCAAGTCCAAGTCCTTCAAGTTCCGCCAGGGCCGCCGCGGCGACTGGCGCAAGGCGTACGTCACCCTGGCCGACGGCCAGGCGATCGACGTGATGACGGCTTCGGCCTGA
- the rpsH gene encoding 30S ribosomal protein S8, whose product MSMTDPIADMLVRIKNAAAVGKPAVKMPSSKIKVAIANVLKDEGYIADARVTPNGAKAELEIALKYFEGKPVIETLKRVSRSGLRQYRGKDALPKVLNGLGIAIVSTSKGIMTDSQARQQGVGGEVLCIVA is encoded by the coding sequence ATGAGCATGACTGATCCCATCGCCGACATGCTGGTGCGCATCAAGAATGCGGCCGCGGTCGGCAAGCCGGCGGTGAAGATGCCGTCCTCCAAGATCAAGGTCGCGATCGCCAACGTCCTCAAGGACGAAGGCTACATCGCCGACGCCCGCGTGACCCCGAACGGCGCCAAGGCCGAGCTTGAAATCGCCCTGAAGTACTTCGAGGGCAAGCCGGTGATCGAGACCCTGAAGCGCGTGTCGCGCTCGGGCCTGCGCCAGTACCGCGGCAAGGACGCGCTGCCCAAGGTCCTGAACGGCCTCGGCATCGCGATCGTTTCCACCTCCAAGGGCATCATGACCGACTCGCAGGCGCGCCAGCAGGGCGTCGGCGGCGAAGTCCTGTGCATCGTGGCCTAA
- the rplD gene encoding 50S ribosomal protein L4 has protein sequence MELNINNGKTLAVSDAVFDRAFSEDLVHQVVVAYRNAGRAGTKAQKTRSEVNGTTKKSKKQKGGGARHGALTAPIFVGGGVTFAAKPRSFAQKVNRKMYRAAIASILSELNRQGRITVVESFDVDAAKTKGLVAKLAELKAGKRPLIVTEDATDNLYLSARNLPYVQVRDVQGLDPVALVGADTVLVTTDAVKKIEEWLA, from the coding sequence ATGGAACTCAACATCAATAACGGCAAGACGCTGGCGGTGTCCGACGCGGTGTTCGATCGCGCGTTCAGTGAGGACCTGGTCCACCAGGTCGTCGTCGCCTACCGCAACGCCGGTCGCGCCGGCACCAAGGCGCAGAAGACCCGTTCGGAAGTCAACGGCACCACCAAGAAGTCGAAGAAGCAGAAGGGCGGCGGCGCGCGTCATGGCGCCCTGACGGCCCCGATCTTCGTCGGTGGCGGCGTGACCTTCGCGGCCAAGCCGCGCAGCTTCGCCCAGAAGGTGAACCGCAAGATGTACCGCGCGGCGATTGCGTCGATCCTGTCCGAGCTGAACCGCCAGGGCCGGATCACCGTGGTCGAGTCGTTCGACGTCGACGCGGCCAAGACCAAGGGTCTGGTCGCCAAGCTGGCCGAGCTGAAGGCCGGCAAGCGTCCGCTGATCGTCACCGAGGACGCGACCGACAACCTGTACCTGTCCGCCCGCAATCTGCCCTACGTGCAGGTGCGCGACGTGCAGGGCCTGGACCCGGTCGCGCTGGTCGGCGCCGATACCGTGCTGGTCACCACCGACGCGGTGAAGAAGATCGAGGAGTGGCTGGCATGA
- the rplE gene encoding 50S ribosomal protein L5 produces the protein MTTRLEKFYKEEVVPKLMQQFGYTNPMQVPKLVKITLNMGVGEAATNKKVLENAVADMAKISGQKPVVTKSRISVASFKIRDGWPIGCKVTLRRAHMYEFLDRLVNISLPRVRDFRGVSGRSFDGRGNYNMGVKEQIIFPEIDFDAVDAMRGMDIAITTTAKTDAEAKALLEAFRFPFRN, from the coding sequence ATGACCACCCGACTCGAAAAGTTCTACAAGGAAGAAGTGGTGCCGAAGCTGATGCAGCAGTTCGGCTACACCAATCCGATGCAGGTTCCGAAGCTCGTCAAGATCACGCTGAACATGGGCGTGGGCGAGGCGGCGACCAACAAGAAGGTGCTGGAGAACGCGGTGGCCGACATGGCCAAGATCAGCGGCCAGAAGCCGGTGGTCACCAAGTCGCGCATCTCGGTGGCGTCGTTCAAGATCCGCGACGGCTGGCCGATCGGCTGCAAGGTGACCCTGCGCCGCGCGCACATGTACGAGTTCCTCGACCGTCTGGTCAACATCTCGCTGCCGCGCGTGCGCGACTTCCGCGGGGTGTCCGGCCGTTCCTTCGACGGCCGCGGCAACTACAACATGGGCGTCAAGGAGCAGATCATCTTCCCGGAGATCGACTTCGACGCCGTTGACGCGATGCGCGGCATGGACATCGCCATCACCACCACCGCGAAGACCGACGCCGAGGCCAAGGCCCTGCTCGAAGCCTTCCGCTTCCCGTTCCGCAACTGA
- the rplC gene encoding 50S ribosomal protein L3, whose protein sequence is MSAKKYSLGIVGRKAGMSRMFTEDGKSVPVTLIEATPNRITQIKTVDTDGYSAVQVTTGVKRASLLTKPATGHLAKAKVEAGRGLWELRVEADQIGAFEIGGEIKADIFSEGQIVDVQGVTKGKGFQGTIKRWNFRMGDATHGNSLSHRSPGSIGQRQTPGRVFPGKKMAGHMGHVTQTTQNLQVVKVDAERGLIAVRGAVPGAPGGDVIVRPTSKGV, encoded by the coding sequence ATGAGCGCGAAGAAGTATTCGCTCGGCATCGTCGGTCGCAAGGCCGGCATGAGCCGCATGTTCACCGAGGACGGCAAGTCCGTGCCGGTGACCCTGATCGAGGCGACGCCGAACCGCATTACCCAGATCAAGACCGTGGACACCGACGGCTACAGCGCCGTGCAGGTCACCACCGGCGTCAAGCGCGCCAGCCTGCTGACCAAGCCGGCCACCGGCCACCTGGCCAAGGCCAAGGTGGAAGCCGGCCGCGGCCTGTGGGAGCTGCGCGTGGAGGCCGACCAGATCGGTGCGTTCGAAATTGGCGGCGAAATCAAGGCCGACATCTTCAGCGAAGGCCAGATCGTCGACGTCCAGGGCGTCACCAAGGGCAAGGGCTTCCAGGGCACCATCAAGCGCTGGAATTTCCGCATGGGCGACGCGACGCACGGCAACTCGCTGTCGCACCGTTCGCCGGGTTCGATCGGCCAGCGCCAGACGCCGGGCCGCGTGTTCCCGGGCAAGAAGATGGCCGGCCACATGGGCCACGTCACCCAGACCACGCAGAACCTGCAGGTCGTGAAGGTCGACGCCGAGCGCGGCCTGATCGCCGTGCGCGGCGCGGTCCCGGGTGCGCCGGGTGGCGACGTGATCGTGCGCCCGACGAGCAAGGGAGTCTGA
- the fusA gene encoding elongation factor G, with protein MARSTPIERYRNFGIMAHIDAGKTTTSERILFYTGKSHKIGEVHDGAATMDWMEQEQERGITIQSAATTAFWKGMDKSLPEYRFNIIDTPGHVDFTIEVERSLRVLDGAVFVLCAVGGVQPQSETVWRQANKYQVPRIAFVNKMDRTGANFLKVRDQLKSRLGAAPVPMQVPIGAEDGFEGVVDLLKMKAIHWDAASQGLTFEYRDIPADLQAQAEEARAFMVESAAEASEELMDKYLNEGELSEAEIVEGLRQRTLKTEIVPMFCGTAFKNKGVQAMLDGVVNLLPSPVDVPPVKGVDVDDETKELSRESSDKAPFSSLAFKIMTDPFVGSLTFFRVYSGTLNAGDQVLNSVKGKKERIGRLLQMHSNNRDEIKEVLAGDIAAAVGLKDVTTGDTLCAIDAPIVLERMSFPEPVISMAVEPKTKSDQEKMGNALSRLAQEDPSFRVRTDEESGQTIIAGMGELHLDIIVDRMKREFNVEANVGKPQVAYRETIRKSDVKSDYKHAKQSGGKGQYGHVVIELSPMTDADKANPDVKNDFLFVNEITGGVIPKEFIPAVEKGMREAITSGPLAGYPVVGLKVKLVFGSYHDVDSSEMAFKLAASMAFKEGFRKADPVLLEPIMKVEIVSPEDYLGDVMGDVSRRRGVLQGQDDSPSGKIINAMIPLGEMFGYATSLRSMSQGRATFSMEFDHYEEAPNNIAESVIKKA; from the coding sequence GTGGCCCGTTCCACTCCCATCGAGCGTTACCGCAACTTCGGCATCATGGCCCACATCGATGCCGGCAAGACCACCACGTCCGAGCGCATCCTGTTCTACACCGGCAAGAGCCACAAGATCGGTGAAGTGCACGACGGTGCCGCCACCATGGACTGGATGGAGCAGGAACAGGAGCGTGGCATCACGATCCAGTCCGCCGCCACCACCGCGTTCTGGAAGGGCATGGACAAGTCCCTGCCGGAATACCGCTTCAACATCATCGACACCCCCGGGCACGTGGACTTCACCATCGAAGTCGAGCGCTCGCTGCGCGTGCTCGACGGCGCGGTGTTCGTGCTGTGCGCCGTGGGCGGCGTGCAGCCGCAGTCCGAGACCGTGTGGCGCCAGGCCAACAAGTACCAGGTGCCGCGCATCGCGTTCGTCAACAAGATGGACCGCACCGGCGCGAACTTCCTCAAGGTGCGCGACCAGCTGAAGTCGCGCCTGGGCGCCGCCCCGGTGCCGATGCAGGTGCCGATCGGCGCCGAGGACGGCTTCGAGGGCGTGGTCGACCTGCTGAAGATGAAGGCGATCCATTGGGATGCCGCCTCGCAGGGCCTGACTTTCGAGTACCGCGACATCCCGGCGGACCTGCAGGCGCAGGCCGAAGAGGCGCGCGCGTTCATGGTCGAGTCCGCCGCCGAGGCCAGCGAAGAGCTGATGGACAAGTACCTCAACGAAGGTGAGCTGTCCGAAGCCGAAATCGTCGAAGGTCTGCGTCAGCGCACCCTGAAGACCGAGATCGTGCCGATGTTCTGCGGCACCGCGTTCAAGAACAAGGGCGTGCAGGCCATGCTGGACGGCGTGGTCAACCTGCTGCCGTCGCCGGTCGATGTGCCGCCGGTGAAGGGCGTGGACGTCGATGACGAAACCAAGGAGCTGAGCCGCGAATCCAGCGACAAGGCCCCGTTCTCGTCGCTTGCGTTCAAGATCATGACCGACCCGTTCGTGGGCTCGCTGACCTTCTTCCGCGTCTACTCCGGCACGCTGAATGCCGGCGACCAGGTGCTGAACTCGGTCAAGGGCAAGAAGGAGCGCATCGGCCGCCTGCTGCAGATGCACTCCAACAACCGCGACGAGATCAAGGAAGTGCTGGCCGGCGACATCGCCGCCGCCGTGGGCCTGAAGGACGTGACGACCGGCGACACCCTGTGCGCCATCGACGCGCCGATCGTGCTCGAGCGCATGAGCTTCCCGGAGCCGGTGATCTCGATGGCGGTCGAGCCGAAGACCAAGTCCGACCAGGAAAAGATGGGCAACGCCCTGAGCCGTCTGGCCCAGGAAGACCCGTCGTTCCGCGTGCGCACCGACGAGGAATCCGGCCAGACCATCATCGCCGGCATGGGCGAGCTGCACCTGGACATCATCGTCGACCGCATGAAGCGCGAGTTCAACGTCGAGGCCAACGTCGGCAAGCCGCAGGTGGCGTACCGCGAGACGATCCGCAAGTCGGACGTCAAGAGCGACTACAAGCACGCCAAGCAGTCGGGCGGCAAGGGTCAGTACGGTCACGTGGTGATCGAGCTGTCGCCGATGACCGACGCCGACAAGGCCAACCCGGACGTCAAGAACGACTTCCTGTTCGTCAACGAGATCACCGGCGGCGTGATTCCGAAGGAATTCATCCCGGCGGTCGAGAAGGGCATGCGCGAAGCCATCACCAGCGGTCCGCTGGCGGGCTATCCGGTGGTCGGCCTCAAGGTCAAGCTGGTGTTCGGCTCGTACCACGACGTCGACTCGTCGGAAATGGCGTTCAAGCTGGCCGCCTCGATGGCGTTCAAGGAAGGCTTCCGCAAGGCCGATCCGGTCCTGCTGGAGCCGATCATGAAGGTCGAGATCGTCAGCCCGGAGGATTACCTGGGCGACGTGATGGGCGACGTGAGCCGCCGCCGCGGCGTGCTGCAGGGTCAGGACGACAGCCCCTCGGGCAAGATCATCAACGCGATGATCCCGCTGGGCGAAATGTTCGGCTACGCGACCTCGCTGCGTTCGATGTCGCAGGGCCGCGCGACCTTCTCGATGGAGTTCGACCACTACGAAGAAGCGCCGAACAACATCGCGGAATCGGTCATCAAGAAGGCGTAA
- the rpsS gene encoding 30S ribosomal protein S19, with translation MARSLKKGPFIDHHLQKKVETAGNSKKPIKTWSRRSTILPEMIGFTIAVHNGKNHVPVLVNENMIGHKLGEFAVTRTFKGHGGDKKGK, from the coding sequence ATGGCACGTTCACTCAAGAAGGGCCCGTTCATCGACCACCATCTGCAGAAGAAGGTGGAGACCGCGGGCAACAGCAAGAAGCCGATCAAGACCTGGTCGCGCCGTTCCACGATCCTGCCGGAAATGATCGGGTTCACCATCGCCGTGCACAACGGCAAGAACCACGTCCCGGTGCTGGTCAACGAGAACATGATCGGCCACAAGCTTGGCGAATTCGCAGTGACCCGGACGTTCAAGGGTCATGGCGGCGACAAGAAGGGGAAGTAA
- the rplX gene encoding 50S ribosomal protein L24, translated as MNRIRKGDQVVITTGNKKIKGQTGEVLRVDGERVYVANMNLVKRHTKPNPQAGQPGGVVEREASIHISNVMLLNPATGKGERVATKVLEDGKRIRVFRSSGEAI; from the coding sequence ATGAACCGTATCCGCAAGGGCGACCAGGTGGTCATCACCACCGGCAACAAGAAGATCAAGGGCCAGACCGGCGAAGTGCTGCGCGTGGATGGAGAGCGCGTGTACGTCGCCAACATGAACCTGGTCAAGCGCCACACCAAGCCCAACCCGCAGGCCGGCCAGCCCGGCGGCGTGGTCGAGCGCGAGGCGTCGATCCACATTTCCAACGTGATGCTCCTGAACCCGGCGACGGGCAAGGGCGAGCGCGTTGCCACCAAGGTGCTGGAGGATGGAAAGCGCATTCGCGTGTTCCGCTCCAGCGGCGAGGCTATCTGA
- the rplV gene encoding 50S ribosomal protein L22, whose protein sequence is MEAKAILRSARISAQKVRLVADQVRGLPVARALDLLKFSDKKAAGMIYKVVFSAASNAENNNGADADALKVKTIMVDEGPSLKRFMARAKGRGTRITKRTSHITVIVGEGK, encoded by the coding sequence ATGGAAGCGAAAGCCATCCTGCGCAGTGCGCGCATCTCCGCCCAGAAGGTTCGCCTGGTCGCCGACCAGGTGCGCGGCCTGCCCGTGGCACGTGCGCTCGACCTGCTGAAGTTCTCGGACAAGAAGGCGGCCGGCATGATCTACAAGGTCGTGTTCTCGGCGGCGTCGAACGCCGAAAACAACAACGGTGCCGACGCGGACGCGTTGAAGGTCAAGACCATCATGGTCGATGAAGGTCCCTCGCTGAAGCGCTTCATGGCGCGTGCGAAGGGCCGTGGCACGCGCATCACCAAGCGCACCAGCCACATCACCGTGATCGTGGGCGAGGGCAAGTAA
- the rpmC gene encoding 50S ribosomal protein L29 — protein MELKQLRQKSADELKAHLVELQKERFALRMQKATGQLPPSKTNEPRRVRREIARVNTLLGALQNSVSK, from the coding sequence ATGGAACTCAAGCAACTGCGTCAGAAGTCGGCGGACGAACTGAAGGCCCACCTGGTCGAACTGCAGAAGGAGCGCTTCGCGCTGCGCATGCAGAAGGCCACCGGCCAGCTGCCCCCGTCCAAGACCAACGAGCCCCGCCGCGTGCGCCGCGAGATCGCTCGCGTCAACACGCTGCTTGGCGCGCTGCAAAACAGCGTGTCGAAGTAA
- the rpsN gene encoding 30S ribosomal protein S14, protein MAKTSMINREAKRAKLAKQHAAKRDALKKVIASQDASYEDKMVAATKLQKLPRDSSPSRQTTRCALTGRPRAVYSKFGLGRNALRKATMNGDVPGLRKASW, encoded by the coding sequence ATGGCCAAGACTTCCATGATCAACCGCGAGGCCAAGCGCGCCAAGCTGGCCAAGCAGCACGCCGCCAAGCGCGACGCGCTGAAGAAGGTCATCGCCAGCCAGGACGCGTCCTACGAGGACAAGATGGTGGCCGCGACCAAGCTGCAGAAGCTGCCGCGCGACTCCTCGCCGTCCCGCCAGACCACCCGCTGCGCCCTGACCGGTCGCCCGCGCGCGGTCTACAGCAAGTTCGGCCTCGGCCGCAACGCGCTGCGCAAGGCGACGATGAACGGCGACGTGCCGGGCCTGCGCAAGGCGAGCTGGTAA
- the rpsJ gene encoding 30S ribosomal protein S10, with amino-acid sequence MADQKIRIRLKAFDHRLIDRSASEIVETAKRTGAQVRGPIPLPTKIERYTVLVSPHVDKDARDQYETRTHKRVLDIVDPNDKTVDALMKLELAAGVDVQIKLT; translated from the coding sequence ATGGCGGACCAGAAGATTCGCATCCGGCTGAAGGCGTTCGATCATCGTCTGATCGACCGTTCGGCCAGCGAGATCGTCGAGACGGCCAAGCGGACCGGCGCGCAAGTGCGCGGCCCGATCCCGCTGCCGACCAAGATCGAACGCTACACCGTGCTGGTGTCGCCGCACGTCGACAAGGACGCGCGCGACCAGTACGAAACCCGCACGCACAAGCGCGTGCTCGACATCGTCGACCCCAACGACAAGACCGTGGACGCGCTGATGAAGCTCGAACTCGCGGCTGGCGTCGACGTCCAGATCAAGTTGACCTGA
- the rplP gene encoding 50S ribosomal protein L16, with product MLQPKRTKYRKVHKGRNEGLSWSGNAVSFGEFGLKATAHGQLTARQIEAARRSISRYVKRGGKMWIRVFPDKPITKKPIEVRMGSGKGNVEYWVAQIQPGRMIYEIEGVSEEVAREAFRLAAAKLSVTTTFVTRTVR from the coding sequence ATGCTGCAACCCAAGCGAACCAAATACCGCAAGGTCCACAAGGGCCGCAACGAAGGCCTGAGCTGGAGCGGCAACGCCGTCAGCTTCGGCGAGTTCGGCCTGAAGGCGACCGCCCACGGCCAGCTCACCGCGCGCCAGATCGAGGCCGCGCGCCGTTCCATCAGCCGCTACGTCAAGCGTGGCGGCAAGATGTGGATCCGCGTGTTCCCCGACAAGCCGATCACCAAGAAGCCGATCGAAGTCCGAATGGGCTCCGGTAAGGGCAACGTGGAGTACTGGGTCGCCCAGATCCAGCCCGGCCGCATGATCTACGAGATCGAGGGCGTGAGCGAAGAGGTGGCACGCGAGGCGTTCCGCCTGGCCGCCGCCAAGCTCTCGGTCACCACCACTTTCGTGACCCGGACGGTGCGCTGA
- the rpsC gene encoding 30S ribosomal protein S3: MGHKVNPIGIRLGIAKDWNSKWYAGKKQFAEYLSADLKVRDMLRKKLAQAGISKILIERPANNARVTIHTARPGVVIGKRGEDIEKLRKEVSDVLGVPAHINVTEVRKPELDAQLVAESIAQQLERRIMFRRAMKRAVGNAMRLGALGIKVNVAGRLNGAEIARSEWYREGRVPLHTLRADIDYGFAEAKTTYGIIGIKVWVYKGEIFDFTQIGQEKQDDSPAPRGGDRERPRGPRRDRGDRPDRGEARE; the protein is encoded by the coding sequence ATGGGTCACAAAGTCAATCCGATCGGCATCCGCCTGGGCATCGCCAAGGACTGGAACTCCAAGTGGTATGCCGGCAAGAAGCAGTTCGCCGAATACCTGTCGGCCGACCTGAAGGTCCGGGACATGCTGCGCAAGAAGCTGGCCCAGGCCGGCATCAGCAAGATCCTGATCGAGCGTCCGGCCAACAACGCGCGCGTCACGATCCACACCGCCCGTCCGGGCGTGGTGATCGGCAAGCGTGGCGAGGACATCGAGAAGCTGCGCAAGGAAGTGTCCGATGTGCTCGGCGTGCCGGCGCACATCAACGTCACCGAAGTCCGCAAGCCGGAACTCGACGCGCAGCTGGTGGCCGAGTCCATCGCCCAGCAGCTGGAGCGCCGCATCATGTTCCGCCGCGCCATGAAGCGCGCGGTCGGCAACGCGATGCGTCTGGGCGCGCTGGGCATCAAGGTCAACGTGGCCGGCCGCTTGAACGGCGCCGAAATCGCCCGTTCCGAGTGGTACCGCGAAGGCCGCGTGCCGCTGCATACCCTGCGTGCGGACATCGACTACGGCTTCGCCGAAGCGAAGACCACCTACGGCATCATCGGCATCAAGGTGTGGGTCTACAAGGGCGAGATCTTCGATTTCACCCAGATCGGCCAGGAGAAGCAGGACGATTCCCCGGCACCGCGTGGCGGTGACCGCGAGCGTCCGCGCGGTCCGCGCCGTGACCGTGGCGACCGCCCCGACCGTGGCGAAGCGAGGGAATAA
- the rpsQ gene encoding 30S ribosomal protein S17 codes for MTEQTKKLHTVEGRVVSNKMDKTVTVLVERQVKHALYGKYIRRSTKLHAHDAENSCNEGDVVRVAECAPMSKTKNWRVVEIITRAAE; via the coding sequence ATGACAGAACAAACCAAGAAGCTGCACACGGTCGAAGGCCGCGTCGTCAGCAACAAGATGGACAAGACCGTGACGGTGCTCGTCGAGCGCCAGGTCAAGCACGCGCTGTACGGCAAGTACATCCGTCGCTCGACCAAGCTGCACGCCCACGACGCCGAGAACTCGTGCAACGAGGGCGACGTGGTGCGCGTGGCGGAATGCGCGCCGATGTCCAAGACCAAGAACTGGCGCGTGGTGGAAATCATCACCCGTGCCGCCGAGTAA
- the tuf gene encoding elongation factor Tu, whose translation MAKGKFERTKPHVNVGTIGHVDHGKTTLTAALTKVGAERFGGEFKGYDAIDAAPEEKARGITISTAHVEYESANRHYAHVDCPGHADYVKNMITGAAQMDGAILVCSAADGPMPQTREHILLSRQVGVPYIVVFLNKADMVDDAELLELVEMEVRELLSKYDFPGDDTPIIAGSARLALEGDQSEIGVPAIIKLVDALDSWIPTPERDIDKPFLMPVEDVFSISGRGTVVTGRIERGIIKVGDEIEIVGIRPTQKTTVTGVEMFRKLLDQGQAGDNAGLLLRGTKRDDVERGQVLCKPGSITPHTEFEAEVYVLSKDEGGRHTPFFKGYRPQFYFRTTDITGAVTLPEGVEMVMPGDNIKMVVSLINPVAMDEGLRFAIREGGRTVGAGVVAKIIK comes from the coding sequence ATGGCAAAGGGTAAGTTCGAGCGCACCAAGCCCCACGTGAACGTGGGCACGATCGGTCACGTGGACCACGGGAAGACGACGCTGACGGCGGCGCTGACGAAGGTGGGCGCGGAGCGTTTCGGCGGTGAGTTCAAGGGCTACGACGCGATCGACGCGGCGCCGGAAGAGAAGGCGCGCGGCATCACGATCTCGACGGCGCACGTGGAATACGAGTCGGCCAACCGCCACTATGCCCACGTGGATTGCCCGGGCCACGCCGACTACGTGAAGAACATGATCACGGGTGCGGCGCAGATGGACGGCGCGATCCTGGTGTGCTCGGCGGCCGACGGCCCGATGCCGCAGACCCGCGAACACATCCTGCTGTCGCGCCAGGTGGGCGTGCCGTACATCGTCGTGTTCCTGAACAAGGCCGACATGGTGGACGACGCCGAGCTGCTGGAGCTGGTGGAGATGGAAGTGCGCGAGCTTCTCTCCAAGTACGACTTCCCGGGCGACGACACCCCGATCATCGCGGGTTCGGCCCGTCTGGCGCTGGAAGGCGACCAGAGCGAAATCGGCGTGCCGGCGATCATCAAGCTGGTGGATGCGCTGGACAGCTGGATCCCGACCCCGGAACGCGACATCGACAAGCCGTTCCTGATGCCGGTGGAAGACGTGTTCTCGATCTCGGGCCGCGGCACCGTGGTGACCGGCCGTATCGAGCGCGGCATCATCAAGGTGGGCGACGAAATCGAAATCGTCGGCATCCGTCCGACCCAGAAGACCACCGTGACCGGCGTGGAAATGTTCCGCAAGTTGCTGGATCAGGGTCAGGCGGGCGACAACGCGGGCCTGCTGCTGCGCGGCACCAAGCGTGACGACGTGGAGCGCGGTCAGGTGCTGTGCAAGCCGGGTTCGATCACCCCGCACACCGAGTTCGAGGCCGAGGTGTACGTGCTGTCGAAGGACGAAGGCGGCCGTCACACCCCGTTCTTCAAGGGCTACCGTCCGCAGTTCTACTTCCGCACGACGGACATCACGGGCGCCGTGACCCTGCCGGAAGGCGTGGAGATGGTGATGCCGGGCGACAACATCAAGATGGTGGTGTCGCTGATCAACCCGGTGGCGATGGACGAAGGCCTGCGCTTCGCGATCCGCGAAGGCGGCCGCACCGTCGGCGCCGGCGTCGTCGCCAAGATCATCAAGTGA
- the rplB gene encoding 50S ribosomal protein L2 → MALMTFKPTSAGRRSAVRVVTPDLHKGAPYAPLVEKQSKTGGRNHHGRITTRHIGGGHKQHYRIIDFKRDKEGIPARVERIEYDPNRTAHIALLCYADGERRYIIAPKGLKAGDQVIAGRDAPIKAGNTLPLRNIPVGSTVHCIEMKPGKGAQLARAAGAGVQLVAREGVYATLRLRSGEMRKVPAECRATIGEVSNDEHGLQKLGKAGAARWRGVKPTVRGAAMNPVDHPHGGGEAKAGQGNPHPVTPWGVPTKGYKTRKNKRTQQFIVRDRRS, encoded by the coding sequence ATGGCATTGATGACATTCAAGCCCACCTCGGCCGGCCGCCGTTCGGCCGTCCGCGTGGTGACGCCGGATCTGCACAAGGGCGCGCCGTACGCGCCGCTGGTCGAGAAGCAGAGCAAGACGGGTGGCCGCAACCACCACGGCCGCATCACCACCCGCCACATCGGCGGCGGGCACAAGCAGCACTACCGCATCATCGACTTCAAGCGCGACAAGGAAGGCATCCCCGCCCGCGTCGAGCGCATCGAGTACGATCCCAACCGCACCGCGCACATCGCGCTGCTGTGCTACGCCGACGGCGAGCGCCGCTACATCATCGCGCCGAAGGGCCTGAAGGCCGGCGACCAGGTGATCGCGGGCCGCGACGCCCCGATCAAGGCCGGCAACACCCTGCCGCTGCGCAACATCCCGGTCGGTTCCACCGTGCACTGCATCGAGATGAAGCCCGGCAAGGGCGCGCAGCTCGCCCGCGCCGCCGGCGCCGGCGTGCAGCTGGTCGCCCGCGAAGGCGTCTACGCCACCCTGCGCCTGCGTTCCGGCGAAATGCGCAAGGTCCCGGCCGAGTGCCGCGCGACCATCGGCGAAGTCAGCAACGACGAGCACGGCTTGCAGAAGCTGGGCAAGGCCGGTGCGGCGCGCTGGCGCGGCGTCAAGCCGACCGTGCGCGGCGCGGCCATGAACCCGGTCGATCACCCGCACGGCGGTGGTGAGGCGAAGGCCGGCCAGGGCAACCCGCATCCGGTCACCCCGTGGGGCGTGCCGACCAAGGGTTACAAGACCCGCAAGAACAAGCGCACCCAGCAGTTCATCGTGCGCGATCGCAGGAGCTAA
- the rplN gene encoding 50S ribosomal protein L14, with protein MIQMQSFLDVADNSGAKELMCIKVLGGSKRRYAGIGDIIKVSVKEAIPRGKVKKGDVYDAVVVRTRKGVRRPDGSLIRFDGNAAVLLNNKHEPIGTRIFGPVTRELRSEKFMKIVSLAPEVL; from the coding sequence ATGATCCAGATGCAGAGCTTTCTCGACGTCGCAGACAACTCGGGTGCCAAGGAACTGATGTGCATCAAGGTGCTGGGCGGCTCGAAGCGCCGTTACGCCGGCATCGGCGACATCATCAAGGTCTCGGTGAAGGAAGCGATTCCGCGCGGCAAGGTGAAGAAGGGCGACGTCTACGACGCCGTGGTGGTCCGCACCCGCAAGGGCGTGCGCCGTCCCGACGGTTCGCTGATCCGCTTCGACGGCAACGCCGCCGTGCTGCTGAACAACAAGCATGAGCCGATCGGCACCCGCATCTTCGGGCCCGTGACCCGCGAGCTGCGCTCCGAGAAGTTCATGAAGATCGTCTCGCTCGCGCCTGAAGTGCTCTGA